In one window of Fictibacillus phosphorivorans DNA:
- the pyk gene encoding pyruvate kinase produces the protein MRKTKIVCTIGPASESIDKLKELMNAGMNVSRLNFSHGDFDEHGQRIINIREASKELGKTVAILLDTKGPEIRTQTLEGGVAELVAGNELIVSMEEVVGNDKKISVTYPGLVEDVHVGSRILLDDGLIELEVTAIGEKELTTKILNSGTLKNKKGVNVPNVSVKLPGITDKDAKDIEFGIEQGVDFIAASFVRRATDVLEIREILDRHNANHIQIIPKIENQEGVDNIDEILAVSDGLMVARGDLGVEIPAEEVPLVQKMLIKKCNELGKPVITATQMLDSMQRNPRPTRAEASDVANAIFDGTDAIMLSGETAAGTYPVEAVLTMHKIASRAESSLNYKTLLSSRSKESKTTITDAISQSVSFTALNLDADAVITATEKGQTARMISKYRPKAPIIAVTSNEDVCRKLALVWGVTPVKGEKAGTTDEMFQIAIDSALKAEAVQHGNLVVITAGVPVGESGSTNLMKVHIIGDVLAKAQGIGQSSASGKVVVAKTAQEAMDKMTEGAILVTVGTDRDMIGAFEKASAVITEEGGLTSHAAVCGVSLSIPVIVGLQNATDIFKDGQEITIDASVGYIYDGRKNVI, from the coding sequence ATGCGCAAAACAAAAATCGTTTGTACGATAGGACCGGCAAGCGAAAGTATTGATAAGTTAAAAGAATTAATGAATGCTGGGATGAACGTTTCCCGCCTTAATTTCTCCCACGGTGATTTTGATGAGCATGGTCAACGAATCATCAACATTCGTGAAGCATCTAAAGAGCTTGGAAAAACAGTTGCGATCCTTTTAGATACGAAGGGACCTGAAATCCGCACTCAAACATTAGAAGGTGGAGTTGCAGAACTTGTAGCTGGGAACGAATTGATCGTTTCTATGGAAGAAGTAGTGGGTAACGACAAAAAGATTTCTGTAACATACCCAGGTCTTGTTGAAGACGTACATGTAGGATCAAGAATCCTTCTTGATGACGGACTGATCGAACTTGAAGTAACAGCGATCGGCGAAAAAGAATTGACTACAAAAATCTTAAACTCCGGTACATTAAAGAACAAAAAAGGTGTAAACGTACCTAACGTAAGCGTGAAACTTCCTGGTATCACAGACAAAGATGCAAAAGATATCGAGTTTGGTATTGAACAAGGTGTTGATTTTATTGCCGCTTCATTCGTACGTCGTGCAACAGATGTTCTTGAAATTCGTGAGATCCTAGACCGACATAATGCAAACCATATTCAAATCATCCCGAAGATCGAGAACCAAGAGGGTGTAGACAATATCGATGAGATTCTTGCTGTTTCTGATGGTCTGATGGTAGCACGTGGAGACCTAGGTGTTGAGATTCCAGCAGAAGAAGTACCTCTTGTTCAAAAAATGTTGATCAAGAAGTGTAACGAGCTTGGAAAACCAGTTATTACGGCAACTCAAATGTTAGATTCTATGCAACGTAACCCGCGCCCAACGCGTGCTGAAGCGAGTGACGTAGCAAACGCGATCTTTGACGGAACTGATGCAATCATGCTATCAGGTGAAACAGCTGCTGGTACTTATCCAGTTGAAGCGGTTCTTACCATGCATAAGATTGCAAGCCGTGCAGAAAGCTCGTTGAACTATAAAACATTATTATCTTCAAGAAGCAAAGAGAGCAAAACGACAATTACAGATGCGATCTCTCAATCTGTTTCCTTTACAGCTCTTAACCTAGATGCAGATGCAGTTATTACTGCTACTGAAAAAGGTCAAACAGCTCGCATGATTTCAAAATATCGTCCAAAAGCTCCTATCATCGCAGTAACAAGCAACGAAGATGTTTGCCGTAAGCTTGCACTTGTTTGGGGAGTAACACCAGTTAAAGGTGAAAAAGCTGGAACAACAGATGAAATGTTCCAAATTGCAATTGATTCAGCGCTTAAAGCAGAAGCTGTTCAACACGGAAACCTTGTTGTGATCACGGCAGGTGTACCAGTAGGTGAATCTGGATCTACAAACTTAATGAAGGTCCACATCATTGGTGATGTGCTTGCTAAAGCTCAAGGAATCGGACAATCATCTGCTTCAGGAAAAGTAGTTGTAGCTAAAACAGCTCAAGAAGCGATGGATAAGATGACTGAAGGTGCAATTCTAGTAACGGTAGGGACGGACCGTGATATGATTGGTGCATTTGAAAAAGCATCTGCTGTTATTACAGAAGAAGGCGGATTAACAAGCCATGCTGCTGTATGTGGAGTATCGCTAAGTATTCCGGTTATCGTTGGTTTGCAAAATGCAACTGATATCTTTAAAGATGGACAAGAGATCACAATCGATGCTTCTGTTGGATATATCTATGATGGAAGAAAGAACGTTATCTAA
- the pfkA gene encoding 6-phosphofructokinase: MKRIGVLTSGGDSPGMNAAIRAVVRKGIYHDLEVYGIYNGYAGLISGNIKKLELGSVGDIIHRGGTMLHSARCLEFKTPEGQQKGIEQLKKFGIEGLVVIGGDGSFQGAKKLSEQGYPTIGVPGTIDNDIPGTDFTIGFDTALNTIIDAIDKIRDTATSHERTYIIEVMGRDAGDLALWAGLADGAETILIPEEDHKMDQVVQKLQRGHERGKKHSIIIVAEGCGSGVDVAKEIERLSDFETRVTVLGHIQRGGSPTAFDRVLASRLGAQAVELLLEGKAGRTVGIENNKLVDYDITEVLSRKHSIDKQMYKLSQELSI, from the coding sequence ATGAAGCGGATAGGAGTTCTAACAAGTGGTGGCGATTCACCAGGCATGAACGCTGCGATTCGGGCAGTTGTTCGAAAAGGAATCTACCATGACTTAGAAGTTTATGGGATATACAATGGTTATGCAGGACTAATTTCGGGGAATATTAAAAAACTAGAATTAGGATCTGTTGGGGATATTATACATCGTGGAGGCACAATGCTTCATTCGGCACGTTGTTTAGAGTTCAAAACACCAGAAGGACAACAAAAAGGTATCGAACAGTTAAAGAAATTCGGTATCGAAGGATTAGTTGTTATTGGTGGGGACGGATCTTTTCAAGGTGCTAAGAAATTGTCTGAACAAGGTTATCCAACGATTGGTGTTCCTGGAACGATTGATAATGACATCCCGGGTACAGATTTCACGATTGGTTTTGATACAGCATTAAATACGATTATCGATGCAATCGATAAGATCCGTGACACGGCTACCTCACATGAGCGTACTTATATCATTGAAGTAATGGGACGTGACGCTGGTGACTTAGCTCTATGGGCTGGACTTGCAGATGGTGCTGAGACGATCCTCATTCCTGAAGAAGATCACAAGATGGATCAAGTCGTTCAAAAGCTACAGCGAGGACACGAGCGTGGAAAGAAACACAGTATCATTATTGTCGCTGAAGGTTGTGGAAGCGGCGTTGATGTTGCTAAAGAGATCGAAAGGCTTTCAGACTTCGAAACAAGGGTTACTGTTCTGGGTCACATTCAACGTGGTGGTTCCCCTACAGCTTTTGACCGTGTACTAGCAAGCCGTCTTGGTGCGCAAGCGGTTGAACTCTTATTAGAAGGTAAAGCTGGACGGACAGTAGGTATTGAAAATAACAAACTTGTTGATTATGACATTACAGAAGTATTATCTAGAAAACATTCAATAGATAAGCAAATGTATAAATTATCACAAGAATTATCTATATAA
- a CDS encoding FxsA family protein, with protein MFRKLLPIFILIPAIEVGLFILAGQYIGIPATIAGIFFTGILGAYLAKKEGLQTLQRVKMQMESGQMPGEAVLDGACILVGGALLLAPGFLTDILGFFLLIPPLRKPVKLWMKAKLFQKMQSGQFYFIKRR; from the coding sequence GTGTTTCGTAAGCTATTACCGATCTTTATTCTTATTCCTGCCATAGAGGTAGGACTCTTTATATTGGCTGGACAATATATAGGCATTCCTGCGACGATTGCTGGAATATTTTTCACGGGTATATTAGGTGCTTATCTAGCCAAAAAAGAGGGGCTACAGACTCTGCAACGGGTGAAGATGCAGATGGAGAGCGGTCAGATGCCAGGAGAGGCAGTTCTTGATGGCGCATGTATCCTAGTCGGTGGGGCATTACTCTTAGCACCTGGATTTTTAACCGACATTCTAGGTTTCTTCTTACTGATTCCTCCCCTAAGAAAGCCAGTGAAGTTGTGGATGAAAGCAAAACTCTTCCAAAAGATGCAATCAGGACAGTTTTACTTCATAAAAAGAAGGTAG